The sequence below is a genomic window from Mycobacterium sp. Aquia_216.
GCCCAGAGGGCGCCCCACTGATCGCGCCGAAAACCCGAGTCCACGTTCTCCGCCCGCCGCGCCAACCCTGACCGCGCGCCCGCACAGGCAGAGCTCTGAGGCCTGCAGTCCAAGACAATTCGCGAGCAGACAGCGCACGCCGCGCGTCGAGGTAGGCGGGCGTCCACCGCGATCCGTCGGCCACGCGGTTAGGCCAGTTAAGGCAGGCGCTATGGACGCGGCGCGGTGAATGCAGCTGTGAGCAGCCGGGGTTTTTTGCCCGGTCTCAGTGAGTTTGGTGGTCGCATCTACGGGAGATCTTGTTCCGCGAGCCTTAAAACGGGAGCGGCGATGCTTGGACCAGAATCTCTCGGGCAACGGTGATCGCGTCGCGCGCGTCGGCTTCCGGCAAGTGCGAACCTGCATGGGTGGCCGCGTTTCGCCGTTCAATGAGCCGAGACCGATAATTCAGCGGGAGGGTTCCGCCGCAATCGCGTGTCCAGTACTCACATAGTTTGCCGAGCATCCTGTGGGCGCGCAGCTCACCGTCAATATCGGCGTGGCCAGCAGCAGCGAGGTGGGTTCGGATAAGAGCAGTGACAGCGAGTTCCGCTGCCAAGCCGGCATCGAGCACCGCCCGCCGATAGTCCTGCCCCAGGCACAAGGAATTCGCATCGCGAATGAGTAGCCATTCGGCGGGGGGCGGTCCGTGGAGCTGCGCGTGGTCGATGCAGAGCTGTAGTTGTCGGGCGGTAATTGGTCTGTAGTTCGGCCACACCACAGCGAAGGCGCTCGACCCGACCGGAAGAATGCCGCCGGCACGGAGCGGCCGGCCCTGCAACGTGTAGAGACGCGACCACAGTGTGACACCGCTGAATTTGATTCCCGGTTGGACGCTACCGATTCGGGACAAATCTTGACCATGCACCACTTCGATCCAGGCGCTTATCGCGACCCACCATGCAGGCATTGCATCGGCGATTCTGCGGCCGGTGTCCCGCACAGCGTCGTCGTCGCCGCCGACCGTCAGTGAGATCCCGATTCGGCGGATGTTTGCCGCTGTTGGTGTCGTGAAGCCGTCCGCCCTTGTCACGATGCGACCCCAGAACGGCGCCAGCTCAGGTTGGCTGCTGAGCAGGTCCTCGCGTTCTGAATAGTGCCACGAGGGCGCCGACAGTTCCTCGGGGGACCGACTTCCTCCGTTAACGGATGGCAGGCTCAGAACTAAGGCTTCACCAGCAACGACCGCTGAGTACTTCGCCTGGAGAGCGGCGATGTCGACGGTGAACTGGACCGGACATTCGTAGTAGCCCTCGACCACACGCGTCTTGACAGGCTCCACACGCCGAGCCTAGGCCCCGCACTTCTAAATCGCGGGTGTTTCCACACCCGCGTCCGCGGCGGTGATGACAATTCAATCCAGGGTTGAGCGCGCACGAGCTGGGGGGAGTTGACGCGGGAAGAGAGCCCAGATTTGGCCCGGCGCGCGAAGCGCCCCGGAGGGTATGGGGCCGGCTCCCTGCGACCCGTCATCGGCTGACAACTTTGAGGTAGACGACAGATTTGAGAAGGCCCCAAAGTCGCGTCAAAGTGCGGCGGGCGTGATTCTCGCGGGTAGTCAGGCCCCACGTCTCGGGGCGTAATAATAAGCAGCACAGCTGGCTACCATCGGCGTATGTCGCCGCGCCGCCCTGCCGCATCTGAGCTCGGCATCCTCGTCACCACCGACGAACAGATGCAGGTGGTGCCACTTGCTGATCACCTACGGGCCGATGAGATCGGCGCCAACCCGATCGACACCATCACGGCCCGGTCCAACGTAGTGTTTTGGTTCAATACCACCGCCCAGTCAGCGGTCAACAAGATGGCAACGCTAAACCTGTACGCCGCGAGTGGGCTCTCGGCGCATGCGGTGCCGCTATTGCGCGGGACCGTGCTTATCACGGGAATCAATCCGGCGGGAGATCCAATCGGCCTCTCACGCCAACAACTCGGCCTTTTGCAAACCGGCCCGGCGCCGGGCTGGTGGGCACGATTCGTCTTGCAAAGCCGCGCGCAACGCTCCCACTGCCGCCGACCCCGCTAACCGAGATCATTGATCTAAGGTCGGCCTGAGTCGGGAAAGCCCGCGCCGGAAGTCGTCCCAGGCCGCGCGATCCGCAGCCGTATTTCTAGCTTTGAGGCGCCGGCGCAGCGCACGGCCATCGAGACCGTAGCGCCAACCGAGCACCCATTGATCACGGCCTCGGGCCTGGTATGAGGCGATTCGCGACATCTGCTGCCGTGTCAGACCGGCAAGCCCCCCGTACACGTCATGTGATGTGAGCACGACACGGCCCCGCAAGAGCGGAACTGTGCGCGCCGTCAACTCCGTCGCCGCCAACAGCAGTTCGGTCGCAGGCCGGTTCACCGTCTGAGACATCAGCTCCACCGACCCAAACCAGAAGTCTAAATGACCGAAAATGCTTCTGGTGGAGAGACTTTCGACTCGCCCGGCGCTCAGAAACGCCGCGATGTCATCTTCACACGCCGCCTGCACCACGGCCAACCCCTCAGGATGCAGGTATTGGTACGTCGGGTTGACGAAGATCGCGATCGACCCGGCCTCTTCCATGTGTTGATTCTCCCATCTCAGTCCACCAGCGAACGGCAGTCTTTTCGGCTGACGATCGCCAGCGTCGACAAGCTCGGTGGCTTCGATCCCACGGCGACTAGGGCCGGCGCAGCAGAGTTGGGACATCGATTTCCAGGGGTGGAGGCTGCTTCGAGATCACCGCCCACAGCTGACCGTCCTTGGTGTACTCGGCGCCCGCGGCCACCGAGGCGCTCGAATCCGCAGCCAGGCGCACGATCGCCCGGGCGAAATCGCCGGGCCCGGTCCCGGGAAACCCGCTGTGAAGGCCGCCTTGGTCAGGATGGGGGAGCGGCCACAGCGTATTGGAGCCGTCCCGGAAGAACGCGACGTCGATGCCCAGTAACACGACGGACTTGGCGGGACCTTCAGCGGGCACCCGCGTACCCACCGTCGCGTGCACCGCGCCGTTGACGGTCTGCACCGCCCAACAATCAGGGTTTAACGGGTCGCGAAGCCAGCATCTGATAGGTACTCGGCCGGCCTCGTGGGCCACGAGATGGTCACCGAGCTCTCGCGGCCCGGTGGCGGGTTCCAGTCGCCGATCGGCCCACTCACGTGCCCAGGGGTGCGTTTCGGTTGGCGATACCGGTGAGATCTTCCATCGAATCTGTGGCACTTTCGTTCATGCTGCGATTCTTCCTCCCAGGCCTGACACCCCGCACGGTTTCATGGTGTTCTTCCGGGCCCGTCGCACTCGAGGTCCTGTCGCGCACGATCAGAGTTCGCCTGCAGGGGAAGCCCGTGGCAGATTCCGCTGTGCTCGGCCGCGTACCGTTATGCTTCTTCAGTCTCGGCCTCGGTGAAAGCCCTTGCGGCGCCAGGTTTTCCCGGAACACAGACAAGCCAGCTCAGGGAATCCAGTCGTACCAGCGGTTCCCGCGGCGGAATGCGAATCGAGTGAGCACCATCGGACACGATTTGGGCCTTCCCCTCATACCTTCAGTCAATCCCTTGCGGCGGTGGTTCGATCGCCCTTGCGCTTCAAGCACGCCGGTGAGCGTCAGGGAAACACTCACTTCCCATCTAACGAGTGGCTAGGGGCTAGCTTCGAGGCGCGCGTTTAAGACCTCGTCGTCCTGGTCTGAGGTGTTCAGCTGCCAATACACCGCGCCACCGGGTTCACGTCTCATGCGCGACACCACGCCGGTTCGCGCCAGGGCGCGTAGTTGAGGAAGAACGTAGGCGTGATGTTCGAAATTGTTAAATCCGGCCGCAGCGCATAATTCCGGTGTCGACGTCTCGCCGCCGGCGCCCGCCAAGGCAGCGATGAGGCGTTTGCGGACAATCACCGTTGCCGGGCTCACCGTTGCCATCTCACTCGCCCGAGTTTTCCGACGAGTCTGTTGTCGGCGCCAATACCTCAAGCATGACGGTTTTGATCGAGTCGCGTTGGCGCACAGTCAAGTTTGCGGCCCGCAAAAGACGACCACCCAGCATGTCGTTTGGACATGACTTCGCGATCGCTACCCAATTGGGCAGCTCGGGATGGCCGGGGTCGGCGGCAGGTCGAGACGCCGCCTCACGTACCTCTGTTACTTCTACGCGGCCATGGTGTGCATGCGCCACGGTGAACAGGATGGCCGCGAGCGGAACGACCGCACTCACTCGCCACACCACCGAGGCGTCTGTGGTGCCGTCGATGGCCAGTAACCGTTCGGCTTCCATCAACGCCGCCGAAGCATCATGAATTTCTTGCACGGTCGCTGTTCCTTCCTGATGACCCACGCTCCCACGTGTCGCGCAGTTGGACCTCGCAATTTTCCCTCACGGGGGTGACACCCTCTGGCGTGTGCGTTAGCACGTCGACGAGCTCGCCGCCGGCGTTGCCGGGCCCGCGCCGCAGGCGTGCGACTCTGCTTTATCTGGCGTAAGCTGCTACTGGCTGTTCCGCGCAGCTACCCCGAGCCGAATAGGCGCCCGTACCGGCCTTCGGTGCTTGAGGGCAAGGTCCGCTGGATCCGCGGTCGTTCTGCCGTCACTGTTGAGTGTTGGCATGAGTACGGGGCGTGCCGCATATTCCAGTGAGGAAGCAACGCTATGACCAAGTATTCAGCCCAGAAGAAAGCTGCGCGCGCGTACCAGCGACTGCGTCCCGGCACCCGATTTGCCGCTGCCTTAGCTGCCGTCACGACCCGCGGCGCCGGGCGCCCCGGTTGGCAAGTGGGCTACGCGCCGGCGATCCGGCGCCGAAGGAAAGAAGCTTCATGCTATTTCTGCGGACGTGACACGGCCATTGCGTCGTTCACCGACATGACAGACGATCCTGGCCGGGTGGCCGTGTATTGCGACAATTCGGACTGCGATGCGCGGGAGTTCGAGGTCGTGATTGTCGATGATGGCACTGCTGCCACGCGCAACCGTACCGATGTCCGCATTCTCGCCCACTTCCCGCCGCAATTCGTTGATCCGCTATGGGCCGGACCTGGTGAGGACTGGGCGGCAGGCACGCCGCCCTTCGCGCGTACCCGCGGCGGGCTCGTTGACTGCATGTTCTGCGGTGAGCGAAGCTGCCGACTGTCCCAAGGCGACATCGCCCATGACGATGGGCGTATCCGCTTGTGCTGCAGCAATAATCACTGCCAAGTTGGTGAGGTCGAGGTGTTGGTTATGCGCGACGAAGTCAGATCACTCGGTGAGGAGCGCCCTGATGTCAAAGCGCTCAACGCGCTGTTCGTCAGTCGCGCCGATCGGCTGGCTGCTGAGTTGCCGCCTGGGGCGCCGCGGATTTTCGCGTTCGCGGACTTCGCGGCGCCCGCCGACGGGGTCGATCCGTTGGCGATGCGTATCTCAGGTCCGGTTCCCTGGGACGGCGGGTAACTGCATCCCAACTCCAACGGGCCGGATGCGCAGGGCCGGCGTGAGGGGGAAATGACCCCCGGCTCTTGCGGGTTTGGCACCGTAGTTCTCGACGAGCCCTACGCGGTCGACACCGCGCGTAGGGCTCGTTTGGGGCGTCGAGGAATCCAGCCGGCGGCGATGGATCGATCGCTGAAGCTCTGCAGTCGCGAATGGGCGAAACGCGGTGCAGTCTAGGGGCCTATCGGGTGGACCCGCCCATTGATCACGTCAACCCCACGAGTCGCGCGACTACGCTCGCACGGTACGGGAGCACCCGCGCACGGTGCGCGAGGGACAGAACTCATCCCGCCCGACGGCCAGCTCCAACTCCGCAACACATGCAAATGTTGGCGTAGGTCGTGATGCACCACACCCGTGTCGCCGTGGGCGTCGAACTCCCCACCCGCTCCCATCCCCAGGCTGTGTAGGTGTCGCCCGTTGTCGGGTCGGTGGGAAGTCAAATGTGGTTGTTGCCCAGGCGGGTTCCATCGTCTGATACCACCCCGGATAGCGAGTGCTCACTGGACCGCCTTGCACCTAGCGCCCGCTGACAGCTCCACCGGCGCGCGCGGTCGCCGCGTCGGCCCCGATGTAGACAGCCCAACCATTCAGGAGAGTCTGGCCGCGGACCGCGACGAAGGCGTTGTGCAGCAATTCACTTGGGGAAAGTCGCACCCCCGAAAGGCAGCCACTTGGCTCGTTCCGGCCCGCGCAGGCCCTCCCTCTCACGGTCGGCGATCACCGTCGCGAGCCTATCGATCAATCCACCCGCAGGAGCCCTCGCGTCTGCATCGGTGAACTCCCCGGCCGACCCAACGGCACCATCCGGTGTCACTAGTTCGTAAAACATGCCGTCATTCTCCTTGGTAGACACTACAACTCGTGTACGTATCGGAGTTTCTCGCGTTGCATTGCGCCACTCCTTCTCGCTCGATTCTCCTGTAGGCAATCACCGCTTCGCGGTACCCGACCCGCGTTTCCGCGGGGACCGTTTCGACGGTGTGGGAGGGGTGCTTGTTGCAGCTATCTGGGGAAGTTGGTCGCGGTAGGCGGCGGCGGTCTCCCGCGCGAGCGTCAACGCCTCGGTGAGGGTATGCACCCGTTCGTCGGCGCTACGTTGGACTTGAGCGAGCTGCTCGGAGTGGTCGATGCGCAGCCTTTCGGTTTCTGTACGTGAGTCTTCGCGTTGCCGTTCGAGGGCTTGGTTGAGGGAGGCCAGTGCTTCCCGTTGGGCTGTTAGCGTTCCCTGTGAAGCTGTCGCTTCGGCATGTGCCGCGGCGAGATCGGCACGCAGCGTGGCTGTTTCGGATGCGGCCTGCTCAACGGCTGCGCGTGCTGAGTCGACTTGGGCTTGCAGCCTTCGGCGTTCTTCTTCGGCGTCGCTTCGGACCTGCTCAAGCTCGGCGCGTAGCGTCGCAGCGCTCTGGCGCTCACGCTCGGCCGCGACGTCGGCGCCCTCTTGGGCGGCCCGGGCGGCAGCGGCCTCGAGTCCGGCGGCACGGGCGTCTTGGCGTGCCCGGTCAAGCTCGGCACTGCGTTGGGCGAGTTCGTCTCGATGTGCTGCCTGTGCCTCCGCTAGCTGCTCATGTGCCGCCGCCACAGCGGCCTCGGCCTCGGCCTGAATTCGGGCGATCTCGACACGGGCCTGTTCTCGCGCGCGCTCCGCTTCGGCGATCGTCTCCTCGGCCAGCGCATCGGCCTCGTCGCGTTCGCGTTGGGCGATCTGTGCGCGCTCATCAGCCAGTCGCGCTGCCCGCTCGGCAGCGCTGCTACGTCGCTCGGCCTCGGTTACCTTGGTGAGCGCGTCGCGGTGTGCGTCCTCGACCTCTGCACCCGCGGCCTCGACGTCGCCCGCAGCGCGGAGATGGAGCACCACATCGTCGAGGTATCCCCGCAGGGTCGCCACCTGTTCTGGCAATTCAACGAGCCGCTGTTCCAGCGTGGCGCGCGCCAGGGATACAGGGGCAGCGAGCCTGGTGTCCTCCTCTTGTGTTGCCACGGCGACTCGCTGCGCGCGCCGCGCCCGCCAGGCGTTGGCGCGGTTGTGCAGCGGTCCGCCGTCTGCGTCGGCTTGTTCGCAGTATCGCGAGGGGCGACCTGTCGCTGGGTCAGGGCGGCTGGGCCGGCTGCAGCCCGGGTAGTTGCAGCGATCCCGCGGGTCGCCGGCCGCAGGGGCGCTTTCACTCATGCATCAATTCTAGCACTTTCGTCTTCGCTAATGCGACGTAACGAAACGTAACGATAGCGACGAAACGAAAGAGACGAAATTTTGGCGGGTGAGGCCCCGGCCAGATGCAGGGTGTTGAAAGGATGCCGTGGCGACGTAGCGTCGGGATTATGACGCGACGAGGGGGAACGACGTGACCACCGCCGCCGGGGAGTTCTGGACGGTGCCGCAGCCGGACCGGCGCATCGGCGGTTCCTTCAACGCGGAGCTCGGCGAACCCGTCGAGGTCGACTTAGATGCCGTGCTGGCCGTAGACCTCGATGCCGACGATGCTCCGGCACCCAGGCCAGCGCCCCAGCGGGGCGACGTGGCTGGCGCCATGAACGTGGCCGCAGCAGGAGAGGTCGCACGGCGCCGGCCCTTCAATTTCTGGGGACAGCTCGCTACCGGGGAACCGGTCAGCGTGTTCGAGGCAACTAATCAAGGAATGTCCGGAGCGGCAGCGCACTACGTCGCCCCCATCGCGGTCATCGGTGCAAACGTCACTCCCGAGCAGCGCTACGCCAGCGTGCGATTCCGCCTCGATCATCCGTATTGGTTGAGACACCTCGCTGATAACGACTCGAGCGGGGTCGGGGACGACCACTCCACGCTGAGGGTTGAGGCATCTGCACACGGCAACTGGCTGGTGTATGAGTCCTCGACTGCAGCGACGCTGGTAGAGCTCGAAATGCGGGCGATATCTGGCTGTTTGGTGTTGGCGCAGTTGGCGCTGTTTCCGGATCGGGAACGGGAATCTGACCTGCGGACGCGTGAAACACAGGTCCGGATTGATTCCGCCGGACCTTGGCTGACCGTGCGCGGGCCCATGTTCTGTGCGCCCACACCCGCAGCGCTTGACACGGATTTCCTCTTGCTTCCCACAGAGCTCACTATCGACCGGTTCGCGAAATGGATTGCGGTCAACGACAAGTTCGATGGCTTGGCGTGGGCGGTAGCACGGCGCATGAACCTTCCGATACCGCTGCACGTACAGCTACTGACCTCGCTAGTCGAGGGAATCCACCTTCGACTGACCCCGGAGCACGAACAAACGTGGTTTCCCGATGCGTCCAAAGCCGCGCTCAAGCGCATCCGCCGGGCCGCCACGCAAGCGGCGGTAGACCAAGCGCACACACTGGGCCTCGACCCCGACGCCGTAGGCATGCGCGTATGGAACGCCCTGGGACATTGGGTCAACAAGAGCTATCTCGAACGTGCCGAAGAGGTTGTCACCGCGGCCTGCGCCGCAGTGCCCGAGCTTGGCCTGTCGATAACGAGGCTAGCGAAACACCTGCGAGATTCGCGGATCACCTTCGCCCATCAGCTACGACCAGAGGGTGATCTTCAAGAACGCCACGAGCGCTGGATGGTCTTATTCATCATTACCCCGTGGCTCCTGCGCGCACGCCTGTTACTCGAAGCGGGTATCGACCCCGCAGTGTTGCGCGAAAAGTATTTAGAGAACGAGACTTTCACACTCCACCGTGAACAAGCAGAGATTCGAGTCAGGAAACTGCGCTGGGATCAGCCGCCTGAACCACCATCTAAACGCCGCACATGGACACCGAGTGTGACACCGGAGAATCCGGCTCCCACCCGCATGGACTTGATCAAAGATCTGATCAAGAGCTTCCTCCCGCGGTAGCTCCGCATTTCCCCCGAGTGCCTGCTAGTCGATTACCGGCTACCACCGGGGCGAAATGAGCACGCCATACCGACGATGGAGCCGCCGGTCATCGTGGAATCCCTTAGCGTGCAAGCCCATACATGACGCGCGATGGTTGTAGCGAACCTGTCATCGTCGCTTTGTGGTACGCCCCCCTTCGGTAGTCAACGCCCGGTATGCCGAGGCAAGCAGGGGAGAGTGGAGTCAGTGCCAGGTCAGCATGTCGAGGAGTCGCAGATCGGTGATGCGGTCGAGGTGCGCGCCTAACGTGCCCTTGTCACCGAGCGCGGCGCGCAGCTCCGGTAGTGCCTCAGATTCTGTATTGGCGATCAGGTCGTCACGGATCGCAACCCAGTAGGCGGCCTTTTGGTACTTCAGGCGGGGGTAGCGTTCGACGGCGTGCGCGGCGTTCTGTAGGTAGACGTCGGTCACTTTGGAATCGAGGATAGGAAATGCCGCGGGCCGTTTGATGTGCAATACCTTGCTGATCTTCGACCTGCCTACCCGGCTCGGTGCATCCTGTTCGAAGTGGCGATAGAAAGCCTCGAGCTGGTCGTAGAGACCGCCTCGGATGTTCGGTTCCGCACGTCGAAGATCGGCGTCGGCTGGCGGCCACGGAGCGCTCGTTGCCCGTTCGGCAAACCAATTGAGCTGGTGGTCCGATATCCGTGAATAGACGGTGCGGGTGCGGGCCACTTCGTCACGCGTGAGGGTCGTGGGGTGGCCAGGGCCCGGGAGGTCATATCGGGTGATCGTTCGGCCCGGATATTGCCGCAGCTCATCTACGCAGTCTGAAATGGAACGCTCTCGGCCTGCGATCAAGATCACGGCCGAAGTCGACATGCGCATGACGATAGCCCGGTCCACCGACAGCCGTGGACATTGCATATTCAACCCTGGCAAGATGCTAAGTGGCTGGTATTATCGGCTCTCGAAAGCCGTTGGGGCATAACCTAATTAGTCGCCTACTGGTAAGTCTGCATATTCCTTTCCTGCATATTCCCCAAACCGAGCCTGGCACGGTGGGGTAGGGGCGGATCATTAGCTGCGCACTGAGCGCAGGCTGAACGTCGCACCGGTCGGATCGCCCGCTGCCGCGACTCGGGGCGTGAAGCGTCCGTCTCGTACTTCCGCCCGGGCACGGGCCCCGGCTAAAATCGACGCATGGGTAAGCCGTATCGGCAGTTGATTGATATCGGTGACCGGGCGGTGTGTGTCCGCGTGCGGGGCAGCGGCCCAACCGTCGTGCTTGAGGCCGGAGGTGCCGGCGCTGCCGGTGAAGGCACCACGGGCGCCTACGGCGACTTAGAAGAACGCCTGGCTTCGTTTGCGACCGTGCTGACATATGACCGCGCCGGCAGTGGGTGCTCTGACGGCCCAGCGCACCGTGACGTTGCCGCGATGGCGGATGACCTGGCCGCGATCATCCAAGCCGCGGGGTGTGTCACCCCGGTGGTGGTTGTCGGTTGGACGCTGGGGGGTTTGGTCGCAGAGATGTTCGCTGTGCGACACCCTGACAAGGTTGCGGGTTTGGTGTTGCTCAACCCCACGGAGATGCCCACCGAGTCGCGGCTCAGCCGCTATCGCTTGCTGGCTTACGGGCTGATTTACGTTCTGGTGTCAAACGTTGCGCACAAGCTCGGCGTGTTTCGCACTCATACCGGCCGCAGATTATTGCTACGCAGGGCCGCGTCAGCGGGTGCCAGCACGGATGCACTTAACTACGTTGAACACTTCTTGATGCATCCCCCGAGGGAGCGGTGGTCCTATGTGCCGGTGCTGCCGCAGCTTTTCGGCGGCTATGCACGTGAGACGGCCACGGCGGTGCGTGCGGCAGTGTCATTGCCGCCCGTTCCGGTGCGGGTGCTGGTGCCGCAGAATCGCCGCGGCAGACCGCGTGCCTTGGTTGAGCGTCTTGATGCCGCTCATCGCGAACTGGCGCAACGGTTTCCACAAGGAGAACTCATCACCGTTGACCAGGCCGATTACTATTTCCCGATCGACCGGCCCGACGTGGTCGTCGAGACCGTACGCGATGTGCTTGGGCTGGATTCAGATACCCACATGACCACGACCTAGCAACCGAGAGCGCTCGTTCTGCCGAACCCCGGCTTGGGACAACCATCGCGGGTGAAACAGAAAACGAGACGTTCGGAATCTCTGGATTCGAGACGCGCTCTGGTCCGTGCAATCGACGCTGCCAGCGCCCGTTGCCGAAGCCGATCGCGACGACACTTCTTGCAGCAAACGACATCGTCGTCACGCCGCACGAGTGCCAAAATGCCTCTTCATCAGTTGCAACAGCGGCACTTATCCAAACCAATGGTCGCTGCGTCGAAAACTTCTGCAGGCCCTAACGATACGGAGGTCAACTCAAATCTAGGCGCGGCGAAACTACCAAATACGTTGCTGCACCATCTATTTCGCGGTACGGAGTAGTTTACCGGTAAGCCGCATATTCGAACCCGTCGTATTCTCCCGCAGTCGACCGCGCCGGGTGGGGTAGGGAGTGCGGGTGTTGCTATGGTCGGCCGATTCGGTCAAAGGGGGCTGAGGACTGATCGTCACGACATCGCGCTGCTCTTTGCTGTCGGTCCTATCCGACGGCGCGCCTGGTGCTGGCGGTGGCGGCAGAGGTGCGTCAGGATGTGGAAGTGAGTGGTGTGCTCGATCCGGCCTTTCCTGGATGGCAGTGGCAACCTGATGAGATTCGAAGGTTGGCGGGCAGGTCAGCCGACCTGGTGGCTGAGGCGCTAATCGCCGCCTCTGTGGATCCGGTGATGCGGCGTCCGCCACGACATCGCATTGATGCGAGGGCTAGTGAATCGTGGTCAGCCGCCGGTGTTTCGGAAGATTCGTTGTGGGACGAGGTGCGTGATGCCATCGTTCCGTTCCCTTTCGGCAATGGTCACCCGCGCTTTTCGGCATGGGTGAATTCGCCACCGCACCCGCTGGCGGCCATGGCTGCGGGGGTCGCTGCGGCCATGAACCCCAGCGTGGCTGGGGGAAACCATGCCGCGGTGCATCTTGAGCACCAGGTCGTGCGGTGGTTTTGCGAACTCCTTGGCTGGCCCCTCGCAGCTGGGGGTCAGCTGGTATCGGGAGCCTCAGCGGCCGCATTGACGGCGTTGACCGTTGCGCGACACCGCGCCGCCGCGGGCATTGGTGTCGACGATCGCCGACTGGGCCTGACCGGGCTTGAGCGTAGGCCGCTGATCTATGCGACAGCGCAGGCGCATAGCTGCCACACCAAAGCGGTTGAGGCGCTGGGCATCGGGTCAGCCAACATCGTTCAGATCC
It includes:
- a CDS encoding DUF6308 family protein: MSTSAVILIAGRERSISDCVDELRQYPGRTITRYDLPGPGHPTTLTRDEVARTRTVYSRISDHQLNWFAERATSAPWPPADADLRRAEPNIRGGLYDQLEAFYRHFEQDAPSRVGRSKISKVLHIKRPAAFPILDSKVTDVYLQNAAHAVERYPRLKYQKAAYWVAIRDDLIANTESEALPELRAALGDKGTLGAHLDRITDLRLLDMLTWH
- a CDS encoding alpha/beta fold hydrolase; the protein is MGKPYRQLIDIGDRAVCVRVRGSGPTVVLEAGGAGAAGEGTTGAYGDLEERLASFATVLTYDRAGSGCSDGPAHRDVAAMADDLAAIIQAAGCVTPVVVVGWTLGGLVAEMFAVRHPDKVAGLVLLNPTEMPTESRLSRYRLLAYGLIYVLVSNVAHKLGVFRTHTGRRLLLRRAASAGASTDALNYVEHFLMHPPRERWSYVPVLPQLFGGYARETATAVRAAVSLPPVPVRVLVPQNRRGRPRALVERLDAAHRELAQRFPQGELITVDQADYYFPIDRPDVVVETVRDVLGLDSDTHMTTT